The sequence GCCCCGCACCCGGAGCCTCCGACGATCCCGCCCAGGCATACCGGGCCGCCCGACGAGCCCGCGCCGCACGACCGGCCAGGAGGTGACGCGCCAGCTCCGTGTGATGAGGGGGGTAGACCAGCCGCTGCCGGCAGCGAGACCGGTTATGTCGACTGGCAGTTGAAGGCGAGGCGTGGAAGAGAATGGGCAAGGCACGGAACGCTCGTGAGCTGCCATGTTCGGGGACATGGCGCGCAGCAGGTCCCCGATCCCCCGCAAGGACATCGTGCCGCCGAGGGTATGCCTGTATCGGCGACCGAATCCTAGATAACCTGGTGTGAGGCGGCGCAGCACGCCAATTCGCTGCGCACCCAGCCGACGCGGAGGAGCGGGCAGGCGGACGCCCCGGCGGTCGCCGCCTCCTGACCTACTTGCCCCACGTCAGCCCGCCCGCCCGGGCGCGCGGCCCCGACGCCACTGGTCACGATTGCCGATCCACCCGTCCCGGAACGGATCACTGCCCCCAGTAGACGCAGCAGGCGTCACTTTCCGAACCGGGGCAGACGACGACGGACCACCCCAGGCCCGCCGGGCAACCGGTTGAAGTTGAGCCCGCGGCGTGCGTCCTTACTGGTCAACGCTTTCGTCGACCTCGTCGAAGACGCGCTGCAGGGCTTCGACAGCACGGTGGTGTCCGGCTGCCGAGAGTTCGCTGGCCATTCCCTGGACGACGAAGGCATCGCCGCCGTCGATCACTGTGCGCGCGAGAGCCGTTCCGAGGACGAGCGTGTCTGGCCGTTGCAGCCGATGCCACAGCAGGAACTGAAGTGGCCCCACAGTACGGCCGCGGTCACGGGCGGTGAAAGCGAGCTTGTCGGCCTTGGCGTGCTCCCCCTTCTCCTCGGCCCGCATCATGGGAGCACTGGTCTCGCCCGCCTCGATCGCCTCCGCGCACAGGCGGCAGGCCCCTTCGATGTCCCCTTCCTGGTAGTGCAGTCGGATCAGCTCCTGGTAGCAGTCCACGAGCCCTGCGTCGATCGCCTTGCGGAAGTAGACCTTGGCCTGCGCGAGATCGCCTGCCCGCTCATAGCGGTAGGCCAGCCGGGAGTAGGCGTAGATGTCTCCGCTCTCTGCGGGCCGTGCGATCCGTTCGGTCCACTCGGCGGCTTCGTCGAACAGCCCGTCCTCGGCTAGCAGGAACACCAGTTCCTGCATGGCGTCGTCGTCACCGGCCTCGGCACCGCGCCGGAACCACCGCTCGGCTTCCGTCCGCCGGCCGAGCTCCAAGTGATAGCCCCCGACGTGCACGTAGGCATCTGGGTGGCCCTGGTCTGCGAGCTCACGCCAGACGGACACGGCCTGCTGGTGCTCCCCACGCTGGTGAAGGTGGTGTGCTTCCTCGCGCCGGTAGAAGTAGGCGAGGACGGCATTGCGCTGGAGTTCCCCGGATGCCCGATGCGCGTCGATCGTGGCCAGAGCGCTGTCCGTACGTGCTCTGTCGGCCTCCTGCCCCAGCAGGTAGGAGGAGCCGCGGTCGTACAGACCGAACAGGTCCCTGCCGTCTGAGACCGAAGCGGACAGGCGTACCCGCCCTCGCTCGTACGCGGACGTGGCGAGGGCCCGGCGGTCCTCGTCGGTGTAGGCATGCTGCAGGGCGGCTGCCCAGAACGCCGCGGGTGGGCAGTCGTGGCGGAACTCGTAGCGGCCGATTTCGAAGAGAGTGCCGGACAGCTGGTAGAGCGGCTGGTCCGGTGGGGGAGTGCCGGGCCTGGGCCGGACCGGGCTCAGGAGGCCGGGGACGCCCCGGCACGGGGCGGAAAGGTACTCCAGGGCGCTCTCGAAGCACCCAGGATGACCGTGTTCATTCCAGATGTGGTCAGGGGCGAGAGAAGCCGCAGTTGCTTCCAGCCCGCGCAGGGGCAGCATCGGGCCGTGGCCGAGGCGGCGCAACTGCACCGCGGCGATGACGAGATACCGGGCCATCTGCGAGGCGAGCCCGACGCGCTCCAGGAGTACCGGCACGCCCGCGAGGTACTGGGTGAGCCGCCCGTCAATGGCGAACGCGGAGGCCTCGGCGACACGCGGATCGGCTTGTGCCGCCTCCTCAAGGGCCGCGGGATCACAGACGAACTGGTCCGGGATCCGCGCGCGGACGCAGGCTCCGGTGAGCAGGGCCCGGGCCTGGGGGTAATCATCGCGGGGCGCAGAAGTGGCGGTGAGGCGGGCCCAGTCCTCTGGGTGGGCGGTCGCGAGCGCGAGGACGGGACGACGCTCAGGCGTGCGCAGCAGTTCACGCAAGCCGGCAGCGACCCGCTCGCCGACGGCCGGATCGCTGGTCAGGAGATAGTGCTGGACCTCGTCGAGCCAGAGCACGGTGTGCGACCCGACCTCTTCCAGGCCCGCGAGCACCGCATCGGTGTGGCTTGGTGCGATCGGATGCCACAAGCGCCACTCGTCCGGCAGAAGTTGGACCGCCTCCCAGCAGGCTCGGGTCTTCCCGGTGAAAGAACCACCAATCAAGGTCACCAACGCGCTGCGCCCGTCCGCGGCGCCGAGAACCGCCTCACGCAGCAGCGCATCGTGTTCGCGCTCCACGTACACCGGCAACACCGGCAACACCGGCAAAGAGTCGGAGACGTCATCGCTGGAGGCGTCGATCGCCCGCTGGACCCCCAGATCGAATGGATCACGGAGATCGCGCACCAGCCAACCCGCGAGCCGGGCGACCTCTTCGGTACGAGGGACGGATGCCGGTGCCTCAGGCCGACGCTGCGCACGCTCCTGCGATCTGCTGTCGACGAGCTCGTCGAGGAGGCGGCAGGCTTCGGTGCACCGCCTCCGGAACTCCTGCTGGGACAGGCCGGCTGCCTTGGACGTGATGAGCAGGAATTGACGGGTGAAGGGCTTAGTCGGACGAGGGATATCCCCTTTTAGGAGGCGGTCGATGGTGGACTTCGAGTAGCGCATGCCACTGACCGGGTACTGAGGAGAGGGCTTGTCTGTGGCTGCGTCCTCCTTTTGCTTCCTCGCCTCCTCCTCGAAGCGGTCGGCGATGGCACGGGCTCCGAGTCCCGCTTCGTCCGCCTGCCGCGCGAGGAAGCGGGCGTACCGCTCCTGCGGCGTTCCGCCATGCTCTTCCCGCCCCTGAATCACCGTCATTCCCACCCCGTCCCCGCGCGGTTCGTCCCAGGACCGCCCGCCATGTCCCACAGCGGAAGACACCGTACTGCGATCACCAGCCCCCTTGCGACCGCCTCTCACTGTCCCACCGTGTCCCGACCTGTCCCAGCAAGTTCCAGGCGCAGTTGGGGACACGACGACGTCGGCTCATGGTCTGTCTCACCACGCCGGGCCGATTCAAGTGCCCGGCCTTACGGGAGCGGATAACAACACCGTGTTCACCTGTTTCTCTTTCCGTCCTGCGGCCGCCGAGGCATCCGCCTCCCCCGGACTGGGCCAGGCTGCGGAGTCCCTGCTGATGGCCGCGATGCCCGAATTCCTCGGAGCCCTCGGCGCCGGGCTGGTGATCGCCATCGTCACCACCGCCTGGCGGCGTCTGCGCCATCGCACCTCCACGCCCGATGAGAGCCGGCCAGGGCCTGGACGCCCCGGCCATCACCCCGCGTACATCCAGTCCTGGCGCGATGCCCACGAACTCAGCCAGGAGTACGCCACCGCTGTGCGGGCGGGCAACACCGATGAGGCCCGCCGCTGCCTCGACGCGCTCATGACCGTGGCCGACCAGTGGAAGAGCCACTCTGACTTCCCCGCCGCAACCAACGCCGTCCGCGCTGCACACGACGCGGACCTCATCCCGGAGCGGTGACCGTGAAATCCTTCTGGTTCCTCATGTCGGGCATGGTCAACTGGGTGGGTTGACACCCCAGATGCTTACGTGTGTGCACCGTCAGTGCACACACGTAGGGTGCCTAAAATGGATGC comes from Streptomyces aurantiacus and encodes:
- a CDS encoding tetratricopeptide repeat protein encodes the protein MTVIQGREEHGGTPQERYARFLARQADEAGLGARAIADRFEEEARKQKEDAATDKPSPQYPVSGMRYSKSTIDRLLKGDIPRPTKPFTRQFLLITSKAAGLSQQEFRRRCTEACRLLDELVDSRSQERAQRRPEAPASVPRTEEVARLAGWLVRDLRDPFDLGVQRAIDASSDDVSDSLPVLPVLPVYVEREHDALLREAVLGAADGRSALVTLIGGSFTGKTRACWEAVQLLPDEWRLWHPIAPSHTDAVLAGLEEVGSHTVLWLDEVQHYLLTSDPAVGERVAAGLRELLRTPERRPVLALATAHPEDWARLTATSAPRDDYPQARALLTGACVRARIPDQFVCDPAALEEAAQADPRVAEASAFAIDGRLTQYLAGVPVLLERVGLASQMARYLVIAAVQLRRLGHGPMLPLRGLEATAASLAPDHIWNEHGHPGCFESALEYLSAPCRGVPGLLSPVRPRPGTPPPDQPLYQLSGTLFEIGRYEFRHDCPPAAFWAAALQHAYTDEDRRALATSAYERGRVRLSASVSDGRDLFGLYDRGSSYLLGQEADRARTDSALATIDAHRASGELQRNAVLAYFYRREEAHHLHQRGEHQQAVSVWRELADQGHPDAYVHVGGYHLELGRRTEAERWFRRGAEAGDDDAMQELVFLLAEDGLFDEAAEWTERIARPAESGDIYAYSRLAYRYERAGDLAQAKVYFRKAIDAGLVDCYQELIRLHYQEGDIEGACRLCAEAIEAGETSAPMMRAEEKGEHAKADKLAFTARDRGRTVGPLQFLLWHRLQRPDTLVLGTALARTVIDGGDAFVVQGMASELSAAGHHRAVEALQRVFDEVDESVDQ